A single genomic interval of Microbacterium oleivorans harbors:
- the thrC gene encoding threonine synthase → MAHVWQGVLREFADRLDVTDASTVVSLGEGGTPLVHARELSRMTGADVWVKFEGMNPTGSFKDRGMTVALSRAVEHGAKAVICASTGNTSASAAAYAAHAGITAAVLVPEGKIAMGKLSQAVAHGGTLIQIRGNFDDCLEIARELADHYPVHLVNSVNPDRIDGQKTAAYEVVSQLGDAPDFHFIPVGNAGNYTAYSRGYREEAARGVATRVPRMFGFQAAGSAPLVRGEVVKNPDTIATAIRIGNPASWDLALEARDATQGWFGAIDDDRILAAQKLLASTAGVFVEPASAISVAGLLDRAEAGVIPSGAKVVLTVTGHGLKDPQWALRNPDGTDAEPIVVDATTSEVASVLELAPQAPA, encoded by the coding sequence ATGGCACATGTTTGGCAGGGAGTCCTGCGTGAGTTCGCCGACCGGTTGGACGTCACCGACGCCTCCACCGTCGTGAGCCTGGGCGAGGGCGGAACGCCGCTCGTGCATGCCCGCGAGCTCTCGCGGATGACGGGCGCCGACGTCTGGGTGAAGTTCGAGGGCATGAACCCGACCGGCTCGTTCAAGGACCGCGGCATGACCGTCGCCCTCTCGCGCGCCGTCGAGCACGGTGCGAAGGCGGTCATCTGCGCCTCGACCGGAAACACCTCCGCCTCCGCGGCGGCGTACGCCGCTCACGCGGGCATCACCGCGGCGGTGCTCGTGCCCGAGGGCAAGATCGCCATGGGCAAGCTCAGCCAGGCCGTCGCGCACGGCGGGACCCTCATCCAGATCCGCGGCAACTTCGACGACTGCCTCGAGATCGCCCGCGAGCTCGCCGACCACTACCCGGTCCACCTGGTCAACTCCGTCAACCCCGACCGCATCGACGGACAGAAGACGGCGGCGTACGAGGTCGTCTCGCAGCTCGGCGATGCCCCGGACTTCCACTTCATCCCGGTCGGCAACGCGGGCAACTACACCGCCTACTCCCGCGGCTACCGCGAGGAGGCCGCGCGTGGTGTCGCGACGCGCGTGCCCCGCATGTTCGGATTTCAGGCGGCGGGGTCCGCGCCGCTGGTGCGTGGCGAGGTCGTGAAGAACCCCGACACGATCGCCACCGCGATCCGCATCGGCAACCCCGCCTCGTGGGACCTCGCCCTCGAGGCCCGCGACGCCACGCAGGGGTGGTTCGGCGCGATCGACGACGACCGCATCCTCGCGGCGCAGAAGCTGCTGGCGAGCACGGCGGGCGTCTTCGTCGAGCCGGCATCGGCCATCTCGGTCGCGGGCCTCCTCGATCGGGCCGAGGCGGGCGTCATCCCCTCCGGCGCCAAGGTCGTGCTCACCGTCACCGGGCACGGCCTGAAGGACCCGCAGTGGGCCCTGCGCAACCCCGACGGCACCGACGCCGAGCCGATCGTCGTCGACGCGACCACCAGCGAGGTGGCATCCGTCCTCGAACTCGCACCGCAGGCGCCGGCGTGA
- the lysA gene encoding diaminopimelate decarboxylase, which yields MSASDVRPAVPEWLRVPADPNDLAEAVWPPACARTSDGVLTVGGVSATELAERFGTPLYVLDQDAVIGQARRVRRAFAAAAERHGTTARVYYASKAFLSTEVVRWVTGEGLAVDVATGGELAVALAAGADPGLIGLHGNNKSRLELARAVELGVGSVIVDSLIEIDRLAEIAAARGAVQPVLVRVNSGVHAETHDFLATAHEDQKFGFALADADEVVARIRDLPSLRFLGLHCHIGSQIFGTAGFAESASRLVEVHARLLAGGEAPVLNLGGGFGIAYTSVDDPTDIEDLADGIVDAVARECVAHGVALPTLAFEPGRAIVGRAGITLYEVGTTKSVRVSADLERLYVSVDGGMSDNARPALYGADYSARLAGRISAAPPTLARVVGRHCESGDIVVDAEYLPADTAPGDLLAVPATGAYCFSLASNYNYVPRPPVVAVSDGTARIIVRGETIDDLLARDAGIPTEGAE from the coding sequence GTGTCCGCGTCCGACGTTCGTCCCGCTGTGCCGGAGTGGCTGCGTGTTCCGGCCGATCCGAACGATCTCGCCGAGGCGGTGTGGCCGCCCGCGTGTGCGCGCACGTCGGACGGCGTGCTGACCGTCGGAGGCGTGAGCGCCACCGAGCTCGCCGAGCGATTCGGCACTCCTCTCTACGTGCTCGACCAGGATGCCGTGATCGGCCAGGCGCGACGGGTGCGGCGTGCCTTCGCCGCCGCGGCCGAGCGTCACGGCACCACGGCACGGGTGTACTACGCGAGCAAGGCGTTCCTGAGCACCGAGGTCGTGCGCTGGGTGACCGGTGAGGGTCTTGCCGTCGACGTCGCCACGGGCGGCGAGCTCGCCGTCGCGCTCGCCGCGGGTGCGGACCCGGGCCTGATCGGGCTGCACGGCAACAACAAGTCCCGTCTCGAACTGGCCCGAGCCGTCGAACTGGGGGTCGGTTCGGTCATCGTCGACAGCCTCATCGAGATCGATCGCCTCGCCGAGATCGCAGCTGCCCGAGGCGCGGTGCAGCCCGTGCTGGTTCGCGTCAACAGCGGTGTCCACGCCGAGACCCACGACTTCCTCGCGACCGCGCACGAGGACCAGAAGTTCGGTTTCGCCCTCGCCGACGCCGACGAGGTCGTCGCGCGCATCCGCGACCTGCCCTCGCTCCGGTTCCTCGGTCTGCACTGCCACATCGGGTCGCAGATCTTCGGTACGGCCGGCTTCGCCGAGTCGGCGTCCCGGCTCGTCGAGGTGCACGCGCGGCTCCTCGCCGGTGGCGAGGCGCCCGTCCTCAACCTCGGCGGCGGATTCGGCATCGCCTACACGAGCGTCGACGACCCGACCGACATCGAGGACCTCGCCGACGGCATCGTCGACGCGGTGGCTCGCGAGTGCGTCGCCCATGGCGTCGCTCTTCCCACGCTGGCTTTCGAGCCGGGGCGTGCGATCGTCGGGCGTGCCGGCATCACCCTCTACGAGGTCGGCACCACCAAGTCCGTCCGGGTCAGCGCCGACCTCGAGCGCCTGTACGTGAGCGTCGACGGCGGGATGAGCGACAACGCCCGCCCGGCGCTCTACGGCGCCGACTACTCCGCGCGCCTGGCCGGCCGCATCAGCGCGGCTCCGCCGACGCTCGCGCGGGTGGTGGGGCGCCACTGCGAGTCCGGCGACATCGTCGTCGACGCCGAGTACCTCCCGGCCGACACCGCGCCGGGCGACCTCCTCGCGGTGCCCGCGACGGGTGCCTACTGCTTCTCGCTCGCGAGCAACTACAACTACGTCCCGCGCCCGCCCGTGGTCGCCGTCTCGGACGGCACCGCGCGGATCATCGTCCGCGGAGAGACGATCGACGACCTGCTCGCACGCGATGCGGGCATCCCCACCGAAGGAGCCGAATGA
- a CDS encoding YdeI/OmpD-associated family protein → MVDDEGRGPLVLIDTAAWRSWLDENESTSDGVQLVLAKKGVTRPTSLSYAAALDEALCSGWIDGRRNARDGETFLQLFTPRRARSIWSQRNVEIVNRLIGEGRMRDRGRVEIDRARSDGRWDRAYAGQAAAQVPDDLAAALAASPVAAARLAALGSAERYSVLHPILTASSPATRTVRIARAVARLADGG, encoded by the coding sequence ATGGTGGACGACGAGGGCCGCGGACCCCTGGTGCTGATCGACACCGCAGCGTGGCGGTCGTGGCTCGATGAGAACGAGAGCACCTCGGACGGCGTACAGCTCGTGCTCGCGAAGAAGGGCGTCACCCGACCGACGTCGCTGAGCTATGCGGCCGCCCTCGACGAGGCTCTGTGCAGCGGCTGGATCGACGGCCGCCGCAACGCTCGGGACGGGGAGACGTTCCTGCAGCTGTTCACCCCGCGGCGCGCGCGTTCGATCTGGTCGCAGCGCAACGTCGAGATCGTGAACCGTCTCATCGGCGAGGGGCGCATGCGTGATCGGGGACGCGTCGAGATCGATCGTGCCCGTTCCGACGGCCGGTGGGACCGGGCGTACGCGGGGCAGGCCGCGGCCCAGGTCCCCGACGACCTGGCGGCCGCGCTGGCCGCGTCGCCGGTCGCGGCGGCGCGGCTGGCCGCTCTCGGGTCGGCCGAGCGCTACTCGGTGCTGCATCCGATCCTCACGGCGTCCTCGCCCGCGACCCGCACCGTCCGCATCGCCCGCGCCGTCGCGCGCCTCGCCGACGGCGGCTGA
- a CDS encoding transglutaminase-like domain-containing protein yields the protein MQRILTAELDLEMAGPVDVILQIAAARSVAFQAERLTVSIGGRELAATEILDPPDSVLASRLHRIRGEAGVVSVRYQAVVDGSAPVAGTDERETIAYLRPSRYAQSDEVFAQARRQFGGLQGRDLVAAVGDFVASSTIYSPGLSLGTDSAVTTLASGHGVCRDYAHLVIALLRAMDVPTRYVACYAPGLRPMDFHAVAEAYVDGVWYVVDATRLSNRRGLVRIATGRDAADCAFLSYYGGNIALTHLRVDAEVAGGAPEFDDAALDDHVGFVSIS from the coding sequence GTGCAGCGCATCCTGACGGCCGAGCTCGACCTCGAGATGGCAGGTCCGGTCGACGTGATCCTCCAGATCGCCGCGGCCCGCTCGGTGGCGTTCCAGGCCGAGCGGCTGACGGTCTCGATCGGCGGTCGAGAGCTCGCGGCCACCGAGATCCTCGACCCGCCGGACTCGGTGCTCGCCAGCCGCCTCCACCGCATCCGGGGCGAAGCCGGTGTGGTCTCGGTTCGCTACCAGGCCGTCGTCGACGGCTCCGCACCGGTCGCCGGCACGGACGAGCGCGAGACCATCGCCTATCTCCGCCCGAGCCGGTACGCGCAGTCCGATGAGGTCTTCGCGCAGGCGCGGCGGCAGTTCGGCGGCCTGCAGGGGCGCGATCTCGTCGCTGCCGTGGGCGATTTCGTCGCGTCGAGCACGATCTACAGTCCGGGGCTGAGTCTCGGCACCGATTCGGCGGTGACCACTCTCGCCAGCGGGCACGGGGTGTGCCGCGACTACGCGCACCTCGTGATCGCCCTGCTTCGGGCGATGGACGTGCCGACGCGGTACGTCGCGTGCTACGCACCGGGTCTGCGCCCGATGGACTTCCACGCCGTCGCCGAGGCCTACGTCGATGGGGTCTGGTACGTCGTGGACGCCACGAGACTGTCGAACCGCCGCGGGCTCGTGCGCATCGCGACCGGGCGCGACGCAGCCGACTGCGCCTTCCTCAGCTACTACGGCGGCAACATCGCGCTCACCCATCTGCGCGTCGACGCCGAGGTGGCCGGCGGCGCACCGGAGTTCGACGACGCCGCTCTCGACGACCACGTGGGCTTCGTCTCGATCTCGTGA
- a CDS encoding SGNH/GDSL hydrolase family protein, translating to MPSRIALPRRRAAWAVSAVAIAAVAVVLAVAWRPWAAPAGTAAASGTNAVSVVAAQPLSLPAQARVLVFGDSWTYGSAATDPTLGYAYVLAQRTGWTTIVDGVRGSGYLKPGIDGPSFGDRIAALDPVLDPDLVIVQGSINDRKQGAAGYRDAVDAAWDALAATYPDARIVILGPAPQVLPVETQTARIDRDLADLAAARGWWYLSPIAEDWITDANYLDVIDTGATGRDHPSTAGHAYLADRLAADIAAITEAPAVAAEPAPEPLVP from the coding sequence GTGCCCTCCCGAATCGCACTCCCCCGCCGCCGCGCCGCTTGGGCCGTCTCGGCGGTGGCCATCGCCGCCGTTGCCGTCGTGCTGGCCGTCGCCTGGCGTCCCTGGGCGGCACCGGCGGGGACCGCTGCAGCATCGGGCACGAACGCGGTCTCGGTCGTGGCCGCCCAGCCGCTGAGCCTGCCGGCGCAGGCGCGCGTGCTGGTCTTCGGCGACTCCTGGACGTACGGCTCGGCCGCCACGGATCCGACCCTCGGCTACGCCTACGTCCTGGCCCAGCGCACCGGCTGGACGACGATCGTCGACGGCGTGCGGGGCAGCGGCTACCTCAAGCCCGGCATCGACGGCCCCTCGTTCGGTGACCGCATCGCAGCCCTCGATCCCGTTCTCGATCCCGACCTCGTGATCGTGCAGGGGTCGATCAACGACCGCAAGCAGGGCGCCGCGGGCTACCGCGACGCCGTGGACGCCGCGTGGGACGCTCTCGCGGCGACCTACCCCGACGCACGCATCGTGATCCTCGGACCCGCACCCCAGGTGCTCCCGGTCGAGACGCAGACAGCACGCATCGACCGCGACCTCGCCGATCTCGCCGCCGCGCGAGGCTGGTGGTATCTCTCCCCCATCGCGGAGGACTGGATCACCGACGCGAACTACCTCGACGTGATCGACACCGGCGCGACCGGTCGCGACCACCCCTCCACCGCCGGCCACGCCTACCTCGCCGACCGCCTCGCGGCCGACATCGCCGCCATCACCGAGGCGCCGGCCGTCGCGGCCGAACCCGCGCCCGAGCCTCTCGTTCCCTGA
- a CDS encoding LmeA family phospholipid-binding protein, with protein MSGETQPTLPLPDASAPVAGPPRRRRGGLPWIIAIVVVIVLAVVAWFVAEHITRSILTDTVRQQVITQLALPEDQPIDVDFDEPVLPQVIGGRLDRLDISSRNVPLGDVVADVSVRASDVPIRADGGDIGSAEATVVFGEDQLQTLLAQVDGVPEAGLTLDPPDVTVEVELPILAVSVPLGVDLTPSAVDGDIVLTPRAVRLAGAELTADAVRDRFGSVADRVLRDYPVCVRDRLPAGLTVREVRVEPASLVAEVDVDGGIISDPALQAEGTCD; from the coding sequence ATGAGCGGCGAGACCCAGCCCACCCTGCCGCTCCCCGACGCGTCGGCGCCGGTCGCCGGCCCGCCGCGCCGGCGACGAGGCGGGCTCCCGTGGATCATCGCGATCGTCGTCGTGATCGTGCTGGCCGTCGTCGCCTGGTTCGTCGCCGAGCACATCACCCGCAGCATCCTCACCGACACCGTGCGCCAGCAGGTGATCACCCAGCTCGCCCTTCCCGAGGATCAGCCCATCGACGTCGACTTCGACGAGCCCGTGCTGCCCCAGGTGATCGGCGGGCGGCTGGACCGCCTCGACATCTCGAGCCGGAACGTGCCGCTCGGCGATGTCGTCGCCGACGTCTCCGTCCGTGCCAGCGATGTGCCGATCCGCGCGGACGGCGGCGACATCGGGTCGGCCGAGGCGACCGTGGTGTTCGGCGAGGACCAGTTGCAGACCCTCCTCGCCCAGGTCGACGGCGTGCCCGAGGCGGGGCTCACGCTCGACCCTCCCGATGTCACGGTCGAGGTGGAGCTGCCGATCCTCGCGGTGAGCGTGCCGCTCGGCGTCGATCTGACCCCGAGTGCCGTGGACGGCGACATCGTGCTCACTCCGCGGGCCGTGCGCCTCGCCGGCGCGGAGCTCACCGCCGATGCCGTGCGCGATCGCTTCGGCTCGGTGGCCGACCGGGTGCTGCGCGACTATCCCGTCTGCGTCCGCGACCGCCTGCCGGCCGGGCTCACGGTGCGCGAGGTCCGTGTGGAGCCGGCGTCGCTGGTGGCCGAGGTCGATGTCGACGGCGGGATCATCTCCGACCCGGCGCTGCAGGCGGAGGGCACCTGCGACTGA
- a CDS encoding CNNM domain-containing protein — protein sequence MSWWVVTIITIALIVASAFFVIVEFALLAARRHRLEEEADRSASARAALRGVNELTVMLAFAQLGITACTFLLGAITKPAIDYALAPVFEQWGLPYVLADVIAFMLALVVVTFLHLVIGEMAPKSWAIAHPEVAAKATGITARALTWPLRPFLLWINHIANRLVKASGVEPVEKAAAGGQDADTIRELVAHSRAAGTLEVQYSEPIARAIALGSLTVGDIVRTDRVPTSVPMTATAADVQAVAASSSHLRILVGEGASSRVAHVRDTLAVPPGTPAIDIAREALVVTPDASAYDALARMRRGHVQLATVVDGDRLLGVVTLDDLLREVLPGAADSELITS from the coding sequence ATGAGCTGGTGGGTCGTCACGATCATCACGATCGCGCTCATCGTCGCGAGTGCGTTCTTCGTCATCGTCGAGTTCGCGCTCCTCGCCGCCCGACGCCACCGGCTGGAGGAGGAGGCCGACCGCAGTGCCTCGGCGCGCGCCGCGTTGCGCGGGGTCAACGAGCTGACCGTCATGCTCGCGTTCGCTCAGCTGGGCATCACCGCGTGCACGTTCCTGCTGGGCGCGATCACCAAGCCGGCGATCGACTACGCGCTGGCGCCGGTGTTCGAGCAGTGGGGTCTGCCCTACGTGCTGGCCGACGTCATCGCGTTCATGCTGGCCCTCGTCGTGGTGACCTTCCTGCACCTCGTCATCGGCGAGATGGCGCCGAAGTCGTGGGCGATCGCGCACCCGGAGGTCGCGGCGAAGGCGACGGGAATCACCGCCCGCGCGCTCACCTGGCCACTGCGTCCGTTCCTGCTGTGGATCAACCACATCGCCAACCGGCTCGTGAAGGCATCGGGCGTGGAGCCCGTCGAGAAGGCCGCCGCCGGTGGCCAGGATGCCGACACGATCCGCGAGCTCGTCGCGCACTCGCGCGCGGCGGGGACGCTCGAGGTGCAGTACTCCGAGCCCATCGCCCGGGCCATCGCGCTCGGCTCGCTGACCGTCGGCGACATCGTGCGCACCGACCGCGTCCCCACGTCGGTGCCGATGACGGCGACCGCCGCCGACGTGCAGGCCGTCGCCGCGTCGTCGAGCCACCTGCGCATCCTGGTGGGGGAGGGTGCCTCGAGCCGGGTGGCGCACGTCCGCGACACCCTCGCCGTCCCTCCCGGCACCCCGGCGATCGACATCGCCCGCGAGGCCCTGGTCGTGACCCCGGACGCCTCGGCCTATGACGCCCTCGCACGCATGCGCCGCGGGCACGTGCAGTTGGCGACGGTCGTCGACGGCGACCGGCTGCTCGGGGTCGTCACGCTCGACGACCTGTTGCGCGAGGTGCTGCCGGGTGCTGCCGACAGCGAGCTGATCACGAGCTGA
- a CDS encoding TetR/AcrR family transcriptional regulator, protein MSDEQRRRRMPRHERRAQLLAVARELIRDGGTDEFTLGRLAERAGVTKPVVYDHFGDRAGAIAELYRAFEEQQRASLTAALAGADPSLASVCAAVAGAYIDCSLAEGRELADVVSALAGSATLAEVRREAEDAYLELCRVALATCGARLDHAAARAVVGAGDALARSVLERRIGAESARFSLSRVLRALADPSTDRPEAS, encoded by the coding sequence ATGAGCGACGAACAGCGGCGGCGCCGGATGCCGCGACACGAGCGTCGGGCGCAGCTGCTGGCCGTCGCTCGTGAGCTCATCCGCGACGGGGGGACCGACGAGTTCACCCTCGGGCGTCTCGCCGAGCGCGCCGGCGTGACCAAGCCGGTCGTCTACGACCACTTCGGCGATCGCGCCGGCGCGATCGCCGAGCTCTATCGCGCGTTCGAGGAGCAGCAGCGTGCGAGTCTGACCGCCGCCCTGGCGGGCGCAGACCCGTCGCTGGCGTCGGTCTGCGCCGCCGTGGCGGGCGCGTACATCGACTGCTCGCTCGCCGAGGGGCGTGAGCTGGCCGACGTCGTCTCGGCTCTGGCCGGCTCGGCGACGCTCGCCGAGGTGCGCCGCGAGGCGGAGGACGCCTATCTCGAGCTGTGCCGTGTGGCGCTCGCGACCTGCGGCGCGCGGCTCGACCACGCCGCCGCGCGAGCTGTGGTCGGTGCCGGCGACGCCCTCGCGCGATCGGTGCTCGAACGCCGGATCGGGGCCGAATCGGCAAGGTTCTCCCTCTCCCGCGTGCTCCGCGCCCTCGCCGACCCATCCACCGACCGACCGGAGGCATCATGA
- a CDS encoding RidA family protein, which produces MPETVTLIRSTALSNAAEYAYAATAPADARLIFLAGSCPLAADGSTVGVGDYAAQAASCIQNMRTALAAAGAGIGDVISTRVLVASRAQADLVTAWEVVRDAFGDHDVPSTLMGVTVLGYDDQLVEIEAVAAVRDDPPRPGAQHDEPAAATS; this is translated from the coding sequence ATGCCCGAGACCGTCACCCTCATCCGCTCCACAGCCCTGTCGAACGCCGCCGAGTACGCCTACGCGGCGACCGCGCCGGCCGATGCCCGGCTCATCTTCCTCGCCGGGTCGTGCCCGCTGGCCGCGGACGGATCCACGGTCGGCGTCGGCGACTACGCCGCGCAGGCGGCGTCCTGCATCCAGAACATGCGCACCGCGTTGGCGGCGGCCGGCGCCGGCATCGGGGACGTCATCAGCACGCGCGTGCTCGTCGCCTCTCGTGCGCAGGCCGACCTCGTCACCGCGTGGGAGGTCGTGCGCGACGCCTTCGGCGACCACGACGTGCCGAGCACCCTGATGGGGGTGACGGTCCTCGGCTACGACGATCAGCTCGTCGAGATCGAGGCGGTCGCCGCCGTTCGCGACGACCCGCCCCGCCCCGGCGCGCAGCACGACGAACCGGCCGCCGCAACCTCTTGA
- a CDS encoding homoserine dehydrogenase: MTDYRRLRVALLGAGAVGSQVAALLLKHGDELADRAGAALDLVGISVRDLDAPRDVDLPRELLTTDPESLLVGSDIVIELMGGIEPARTSILQAIGAGADIVTANKALLATHGPELFEAADQVGASIYYEAAAAGAIPIIRPLRDSLAGDRVQRIMGIVNGTTNYILDRMDREGSDFAEVLADAQALGYAEADPTADIEGYDAAQKAAILASLAFHTAVPLSAVHREGITQIDADMMDAARKAGFVIKLLAVCERLADAEVSSSGESISVRVYPALVPREHPLASVHGANNAVFVQAEAAGDLMFYGAGAGGVQTASAVLGDVVSAARRHIAGGVGVGESTRANLPVVPIGHVVTRYQITLEVEDRPGVLAAVAGVLSDGRVSIATLEQTIVTGDDAQSARLVIGTHTAREQDLSDTVDALDASGVVQRVVSVLRVEGD, encoded by the coding sequence ATGACGGACTACCGCCGCCTGCGCGTGGCCCTGCTCGGAGCCGGCGCCGTCGGCTCGCAGGTCGCCGCGCTGCTGCTCAAGCACGGAGACGAGCTCGCCGACCGCGCGGGCGCCGCCCTCGACCTGGTGGGGATCTCGGTCCGCGACCTCGACGCGCCCCGGGACGTCGACCTCCCACGCGAGCTCCTGACGACCGACCCGGAGTCCCTCCTCGTCGGCTCCGACATCGTCATCGAGCTGATGGGCGGGATCGAGCCCGCCCGTACGAGCATCCTGCAGGCGATCGGTGCGGGCGCCGACATCGTCACGGCCAACAAGGCGCTCCTCGCCACCCACGGTCCGGAACTCTTCGAGGCCGCCGACCAGGTGGGGGCCTCGATCTACTACGAGGCCGCTGCTGCCGGCGCGATCCCGATCATCCGGCCGCTGCGCGACTCGCTCGCCGGCGATCGCGTCCAGCGCATCATGGGCATCGTCAACGGCACGACCAACTACATCCTCGATCGCATGGACCGCGAGGGGTCGGACTTCGCCGAGGTCCTCGCCGACGCTCAGGCGCTCGGGTACGCCGAGGCCGACCCCACCGCCGACATCGAGGGCTACGACGCTGCGCAGAAGGCGGCCATCCTCGCCTCCCTCGCCTTCCACACGGCCGTGCCGCTGAGCGCGGTCCACCGCGAGGGAATCACGCAGATCGACGCCGACATGATGGATGCCGCGCGCAAGGCCGGCTTCGTCATCAAGCTGCTCGCGGTGTGCGAGCGCCTCGCGGACGCCGAGGTGTCCTCGTCGGGCGAGTCGATCTCGGTGCGCGTATACCCCGCGCTCGTGCCGCGGGAACACCCTCTCGCAAGCGTCCACGGCGCCAACAACGCCGTGTTCGTGCAGGCCGAGGCCGCGGGCGATCTGATGTTCTACGGCGCCGGCGCGGGCGGCGTCCAGACCGCCTCCGCCGTTCTCGGCGACGTGGTCTCGGCGGCGCGCCGTCACATCGCCGGCGGCGTCGGGGTGGGGGAGTCCACGCGGGCCAACCTGCCGGTCGTGCCGATCGGGCACGTGGTGACCCGCTACCAGATCACGCTCGAGGTCGAGGACCGTCCCGGCGTGCTGGCGGCCGTGGCGGGCGTCCTCAGCGACGGGCGCGTATCGATCGCGACGCTCGAACAGACCATCGTCACCGGAGACGACGCGCAGAGTGCGCGCCTGGTGATCGGAACGCACACGGCACGCGAGCAGGACCTCAGCGACACCGTCGACGCACTCGATGCGAGCGGCGTGGTCCAGCGGGTCGTCTCGGTGCTGCGGGTAGAAGGAGACTGA
- a CDS encoding arginine--tRNA ligase, whose protein sequence is MNPDALAEALLSVVAPLAEARRPGSSDGLTAADFVFERPKNRDHGDWASNAALKLAKTVGANPREFAAEIAVALAETPGVASVDVAGPGFINIRLDAAAAGALARQIVEAGAAFGHNDTQAGASINLEFVSANPTGPMHIGHTRWAALGDAIARLLLASGAELVREFYINDAGAQMQRFGRSVLASAKGEPTPEDGYPGAYIDELAQRVLEARPDLTSLPQDEQEQIALDLGYELQMADLKQSLEKFNVHFDVFFSERLLHATPADGGPSLVDQAVDRLRAQGHVFDQDEAVWVRTTDFGDDKDRVIRRSNGEYTYFAADAAYYLNKGDRGFAHKIYLLGADHHGYVHRLKALAGAAGDDPEKDIEVLIGQLVSINGARLSKRAGNIIELDDLRDWLGTDALRYSLERYPADSPLTLDPEILQKRTNDNPVFYVQYAHARTHNVARNAASAGVSRDAFVPELLAHESESALLGALQEFPRIVAFAAELREPHRVARYLEELASLYHRWYDTCRVTPLGDEEVTDLHRTRLWLNDATGQVLRNGLDLLGVSAPERM, encoded by the coding sequence ATGAATCCCGATGCCCTCGCCGAAGCGCTCCTGTCCGTCGTCGCCCCGCTCGCAGAGGCGCGACGCCCGGGATCGAGCGACGGGCTCACCGCCGCCGACTTCGTGTTCGAACGTCCCAAGAACCGCGACCACGGCGACTGGGCCTCCAACGCCGCCCTCAAGCTCGCGAAGACCGTCGGGGCGAACCCGCGCGAGTTCGCCGCCGAGATCGCCGTCGCTCTCGCCGAGACTCCCGGTGTGGCATCCGTCGACGTCGCCGGTCCGGGGTTCATCAACATCCGCCTCGACGCCGCCGCCGCCGGCGCCCTGGCCCGCCAGATCGTCGAGGCGGGCGCCGCGTTCGGCCACAACGACACCCAGGCCGGCGCCTCGATCAATCTCGAGTTCGTCAGCGCCAACCCCACAGGCCCGATGCACATCGGTCACACGCGGTGGGCGGCCCTCGGCGACGCGATCGCCCGGCTGCTCCTCGCGAGCGGTGCCGAGCTCGTGCGCGAGTTCTACATCAACGACGCCGGCGCGCAGATGCAGCGGTTCGGCCGCTCGGTGCTCGCGAGCGCGAAGGGCGAGCCCACCCCGGAGGACGGCTACCCGGGCGCCTACATCGACGAGCTCGCGCAGCGCGTGCTCGAGGCGCGCCCCGACCTGACGAGCCTGCCCCAGGACGAGCAGGAGCAGATCGCACTCGACCTCGGGTACGAGCTGCAGATGGCCGACCTGAAGCAGTCGCTGGAGAAGTTCAACGTGCACTTCGACGTCTTCTTCAGCGAGCGGCTGCTGCACGCGACCCCCGCCGACGGTGGTCCGAGCCTCGTCGATCAGGCCGTCGACCGTCTGCGGGCGCAAGGGCACGTGTTCGACCAGGACGAGGCCGTGTGGGTGCGGACCACCGACTTCGGCGACGACAAGGATCGCGTCATCCGGCGCTCCAACGGCGAGTACACCTATTTCGCGGCCGACGCCGCTTACTACCTGAACAAGGGCGATCGCGGTTTCGCACACAAGATCTACCTGCTCGGGGCCGACCACCACGGCTACGTCCACCGCCTCAAGGCGCTCGCCGGCGCCGCGGGCGATGACCCCGAGAAGGACATCGAGGTGCTCATCGGACAGCTCGTCTCGATCAACGGCGCGCGCCTGTCCAAGCGCGCCGGCAACATCATCGAGCTGGACGACCTGCGCGACTGGCTGGGCACCGATGCCCTGCGATACTCGCTCGAGCGCTACCCGGCCGACTCGCCGCTGACGCTCGACCCCGAGATCCTGCAGAAGCGCACCAATGACAACCCCGTCTTCTACGTGCAGTACGCCCACGCCCGCACGCACAACGTCGCGCGCAACGCGGCATCCGCCGGTGTGTCCCGCGACGCGTTCGTCCCGGAACTGCTGGCACACGAGTCCGAGTCGGCCCTGCTGGGCGCCCTGCAGGAGTTCCCGCGCATCGTCGCCTTCGCCGCCGAGCTGCGCGAGCCGCACCGCGTCGCCCGCTACCTCGAAGAGCTGGCGAGCCTGTACCACCGCTGGTACGACACCTGCCGGGTGACGCCGTTGGGCGACGAGGAGGTCACCGACCTCCACCGCACCCGGCTCTGGCTCAACGACGCGACGGGTCAGGTGCTGCGCAACGGCCTCGACCTTCTCGGCGTGAGCGCACCCGAGCGGATGTGA